From the genome of Sander lucioperca isolate FBNREF2018 chromosome 1, SLUC_FBN_1.2, whole genome shotgun sequence, one region includes:
- the LOC116064438 gene encoding uncharacterized protein LOC116064438 produces MSFCVLLTALFALPLAVGWVVLGEREEAQMVCAGREFRLPVYSTSRTVTFTPNLEGQRRVLLDKTIVKDPRFEWTRDKMLVLKEVTHGDQGLYAIKLFSGFTYETVRLTVSECIKSHHRNYGDKFEHIIPENGSLLEFSPRGAPPEAMPVVLWNRTDPETSDVGRGRLRGGKVWVAERVTQADQGNYTVRDGNGMVLSRSTLTVRGHSFNVTRFTRESLNLPLFLPVPHAHLIFTPTRYPDKSPLGPFDPKPPRGPVQLIREGHITDYDMRYRGLISLGRNGTINEVVIGRLSSRHDGMYEIRDGDGNLVSSTWLQVIEKGGRWRALLKTITVPSGMFVSLAGFILFMRRYPNCSLSHIIAGLRANRTPPANPPRINIQDYSQPSTPPSGCYSHSQQPETPRKLTPRASPTHTGYSPVIGTPRAENQEAHRLAARSSPCHNSTTEGDICHNNGEERRISFSVAGSSDCLHSSEDCVQFQIKKDEDKERWSKSQRYFSTLPLDTDTSESCSVYTSEKLNFL; encoded by the exons GTTGGGTTGTATTGG GTGAAAGAGAAGAAGCCCAGATGGTGTGTGCCGGGAGGGAATTTCGTCTACCGGTGTACTCAACATCCAGAACAGTGACTTTTACACCAAACCTTGAGGGGCAGAGGCGTGTCCTGCTGGACAAAACCATT GTAAAGGACCCGCGTTTCGAGTGGACTAGAGATAAAATGCTGGTCCTGAAAGAAGTCACTCATGGTGATCAGGGACTTTACGCCATCAAACTGTTCTCTGGATTCACCTACGAGACTGTTCGTTTGACTGTTTCAG AGTGCATTAAGTCCCACCACAGAAACTATGGGGATAAATTTGAGCACATCATCCCTGAAAATGGCTCTCTGctggagttttctccccggggTGCTCCACCTGAGGCAATGCCAGTTGTGCTGTGGAACCGGACGGACCCTGAGACCAGTGATGTGGGCCGGGGGCGGCTGCGGGGCGGGAAGGTCTGGGTGGCCGAAAGAGTGACGCAAGCGGACCAAGGCAACTACACTGTGAGAGACGGCAATGGGATGGTCCTGTCCCGAAGCACACTCACTGTCCGCG GGCACTCCTTCAATGTCACCCGCTTCACAAGGGAGTCTCTTAACCTGCCCCTGTTTCTTCCTGTCCCGCATGCCCACCTCATTTTTACCCCCACCCGCTACCCTGACAAATCCCCCCTGGGGCCTTTTGACCCCAAGCCCCCCCGTGGCCCTGTGCAGCTGATCCGCGAGGGCCATATAACGGACTACGACATGCGCTACAGGGGCCTCATCTCTCTGGGCAGGAACGGCACCATCAATGAGGTCGTGATAGGGAGGTTGTCCTCAAGGCACGATGGGATGTACGAAATCAGAGATGGGGATGGCAACCTGGTATCCTCCACCTGGTTGCAGGTGATTG aAAAGGGAGGCAGATGGCGAGCACTTCTCAAGACCATTACGGTCCCTTCTGGCATGTTTGTGTCATTGGCTGGTTTTATCCTGTTCATGAGGCGATACCCAAACTGCAGCCTGTCACACATCATCGCTGGCCTCAGAGCAAACCGCACTCCACCAGCCAACCCTCCGAGGATCAACATCCAG GACTACAGCCAGCCCAGCACTCCGCCCTCAGGCTGCTACAGTCACTCTCAGCAGCCTGAAACACCAAGAAAATTGACCCCTAGAGCCAGTCCTACTCATACT GGTTACAGTCCCGTTATAGGTACTCCGAGAGCTGAGAACCAGGAAGCACATAGATTGGCAGCTAGGAGCTCCCCTTGTCATAATTCAACTACTGAG GGGGACATATGTCACAACAATGGGGAGGAGAGAAGGATTTCCTTTTCAGTTGCCGGGTCTTCAGACTGCCTCCACTCCTCTGAGGACTGTGTTCAATTCCAGATCAAGAAAGATGAAGATAAAGAAAGGTGGAGCAAATCACAAAGATACTTTTCCACACTGCCGCTAGACACGGACACCTCTGAATCCTGCAGTGTGTACACTTCGGAGAAATTGAACTTCTTATAA